In Corynebacterium frankenforstense DSM 45800, the DNA window GCCGCGGGCGCGGATGAGCTCGGCGGCCGCGGCGGCCTGCCTGCGGCCGGTCTCGGTCAGGGCCGGGTTGGCGTGCCCGGAGTAGTAGCCGGCCGCCGAGTAGGCGGTCTGGCCGTGGCGCAGCAGGATCAGGCGGGTGGTCGTCCCGCCCGGCGCGCGCCAGCGCTCGGGTCCGCTGGGGGCCCCCTCCGGCGCGGGCTGCTCCCCCGCCCCGGCCCCGCCGGTGGACTCCGCGGCGATCTCGCCGACGGCGTGGCCGGCCTTGGCGGCGTCCATGGCCTTGTTGGCCAGCTCGTCGGCCTCGGCGTTCTCCTTGCGCGGCACCCAGGTGTAGCTGACCGAGTCGAAGCCGGCGGCGATGCGGTTCGCCTCCATGGCGAGCTTCTTCATGTCGGGGTGCTTGATCTTCCAACGCCCGGACATCTGCTCGACGACGAGCTTGGAGTCCATGCGCACCTCGACGGCCCGTGCGCCCAGCTCGGCGGCGGCGGAAAGCCCGTTGATCAGGCCCTGGTACTCGGCGACGTTGTTGCTGGCCTTCTTGCCCACCACCCAGGCGATGCGGCGCAGCACCGCACCGGTGGCGGGGTCGGAGACGATCGAGCCGCAGCCGGCCACGCCGGGGTTGCCCCGGGAGCCGCCGTCGGCCTGGACCCGCAGCAGGTCCGCGGCCATCAGGCGACGCCCCGCACGAGGTAGGTGCCGCAGTTCGGGCACTCGGGGAGCTCATCGGCCGGCGCGGCGGCGATGCGCGAGCGGTCGGCGGCGGGCAGCACCATGTAGCAGCCGGAGCAGGAGCGGCCGTTGAAGCGGGCCACCCCGACGTTGTTCTCGGCGCGCCGCGAGTCGTAGGCGGCCAGCACCTCGGCGTCGAGGCCCTCGCGCAGCTCGTCGACGCGGGCCGAGGGGTCCTCCGGGGCGGGGGCGGCGCCGGCGGCGGCCTCGGCCTCGGCGACCTTCTTCTCCAGCTCCTGAAGGTCCTGGACCTGGCGGTCGTAGTTGCCGCGCAGGGCGTGGACCTCGTTGTGGCACTCCATGAGCTCGCCCATCAGGTCCGCGATGCGCGACTTGGCCGCGTAGCGGTCGTGCTCGAGGTCGCGGCGCTTCTCCTTGTCGGTCTCGGCGGTCAGCTGCCGCTTGTCGTCACGCTCCCGGGCGCGCAGGCGGCGCTCGTCCTCCTGGATGCGCAGGATCTCCGCCTCCATGTCGGTGACGGCCAGCTTGGCCGAGGCGGCGGAGCGCTGGGCGCGGTTGCGGCGCTCGGTGAGCTTGGCCAGCTCCTTGTCCTCCTCGGTCTGCTGCGGGGCGTCGCCGCCGGCGGCGATGCGGCGCTCGAGATCGGCCAGCTGGAGCAGACGCTGCTGGGCGGCGGGGTCGAGTTTCACGGTCAGTGTGGTCCTTTTCTGCGGGTTGTGGGTTTCTCGGATACTTGGAATTACTTGGGTTACCTGCCGGTCCAGTCCGGCGCGGGCCCGGGCCTAGGCTTCCGGGTTTGCCGGGTGCGCCGACAGCGTCCAGGGGTCGGTGCGCAGGCCGATGATCTCGGT includes these proteins:
- a CDS encoding bifunctional RNase H/acid phosphatase, with the protein product MAADLLRVQADGGSRGNPGVAGCGSIVSDPATGAVLRRIAWVVGKKASNNVAEYQGLINGLSAAAELGARAVEVRMDSKLVVEQMSGRWKIKHPDMKKLAMEANRIAAGFDSVSYTWVPRKENAEADELANKAMDAAKAGHAVGEIAAESTGGAGAGEQPAPEGAPSGPERWRAPGGTTTRLILLRHGQTAYSAAGYYSGHANPALTETGRRQAAAAAELIRARGGIDAVVCSPLERARETAQFCADALSLEVDVDEGLIEVDFGDFEGLTFTQAHERAGEVHTDWLADPTIAPPNGESLADLHKRVSRWLDGVLEKYAGQTVLAVSHVNPIKSVLANALGGDAHTFGHVFLDLAGVSVVEFTDGAGTVRAVNVTGGLPR
- a CDS encoding zinc ribbon domain-containing protein, whose translation is MKLDPAAQQRLLQLADLERRIAAGGDAPQQTEEDKELAKLTERRNRAQRSAASAKLAVTDMEAEILRIQEDERRLRARERDDKRQLTAETDKEKRRDLEHDRYAAKSRIADLMGELMECHNEVHALRGNYDRQVQDLQELEKKVAEAEAAAGAAPAPEDPSARVDELREGLDAEVLAAYDSRRAENNVGVARFNGRSCSGCYMVLPAADRSRIAAAPADELPECPNCGTYLVRGVA